The following are encoded together in the Strongyloides ratti genome assembly S_ratti_ED321, chromosome : 2 genome:
- a CDS encoding INO80 complex subunit E, translating to MSDSNRSGSMSNQSSSTPLPSPSTLLQNSSINNIHQSINGRSNNYSERPQPSQQQQSYVVQQGHSSNYNNSTVQNRPTQRIVTSHGNSTTNSHHHQTVVIQQRNPQSTHPQNSPYLRTQPLQTRVVGQPHTQEIQNSQNGDETFSNVVVSQFRGSSMGNYTVQHKPSAPKPHIPQQTMQILEPAKNGPIIDSESQSLSAKEQYRELKRNFRFLVYENECYQDELRSLQRKLLKLSRDKNFLLDRLAQYEKLSDSSDDSDTSVKTIEDKSSKVKTKKRVRSTAAAKKKTSVTGPTLSVSQDNSNNKTPVSESTPATPSVKSSPLKAKVEVAPLSSQALLKSASISQQRHPKSAPPQQTTLVSHHHDNSHVMMDSSPLTSPNGKILQNDMMISPNSNEYIIVNSIPDQHMEDRIIYEDMHHGQILEYVENDQYDNNDAYYIEDHPNL from the exons atgagtGATTCAAATCGTAGTGGTAGTATGAGTAATCAATCCTCTTCCACTCCATTACCTAGCCCTTCAacattattacaaaattctagtattaataatattcatcAATCTATAAATGGAAGAAGTAATAATTATTCCGAAAGACCTCAACCTTCCCAACAACAACAATCATATGTAGTACAACAAGGACATTCttcaaattataataattctaCCGTTCAAAATAGACCTACACAACGTATTGTGACATCTCATGGTAATTCTACCACTAATTCTCATCATCATCAAACTGTTGTTATCCAACAACGTAATCCACAGTCAACACATCCACAAAATTCACCCTATCTTAGAACACAACCATTACAAACTCGTGTTGTTGGACAACCACATACACAAGAGATACAAAATTCACAAAATGGTGATGAAACATTTAGTAATGTTGTTGTATCACAATTTCGTGGATCTTCCATGGGTAATTATACTGTTCAACATAAACCATCTGCACCAAAACCACATATACCTCAACAAACGATGCAAATATTAGAACCAGCGAAAAATGGACCAATTATTGATTCAGAGTCACAATCTCTTTCTGCTAAAGAGCAATATAGGGAAttgaaaagaaattttagGTTTCTTGTTTAt gAAAATGAATGTTATCAAGATGAATTAAGATCTTTacaaagaaaattattaaaattatcgagagacaaaaactttttactTGATCGTTTAGCACAATATGAAAAATTGTCAGATTCTAGTGATGACTCTGATACATCTGTCAAAACTATAGAAGATAAATCTTCAAAAGTTAAAACTAAAAAGCGTGTTCGTTCTACGGCAGCTGCTAAAAAGAAAACTTCTGTTACAGGACCAACTTTGTCTGTTTCTCAGGATAATTCAAATAACAAAACTCCGGTTTCTGAATCAACACCAGCTACTCCATCAGTTAAGAGTTCTCCATTGAAAGCTAAAGTTGAAGTAGCTCCATTATCAAGTCAGGCGTTACTAAAAAGTGCCTCAATATCCCAACAAAGGCATCCAAAATCAGCACCACCTCAACAGACAACTCTTGTTTCTCATCACCATGATAATTCACATGTAATGATGGATAGTTCCCCATTAACATCTCCAAAtggtaaaatattacaaaatgaTATGATGATATCACCTAATTCcaatgaatatataatagtTAATTCAATTCCCGATCAACATATGGAAGATAGAATAATTTATGAAGATATGCATCATGGTCAAATTCTAGAATATGTTGAAAACGATCAGtatgataataatgatgCCTACTACATAGAAGATCATCCtaacttataa
- a CDS encoding Peptidase M17, leucyl aminopeptidase, C-terminal domain and Leucine aminopeptidase/peptidase B family-containing protein, with product MDPLNTFTFESTIRSSKDSYLIIFLHEGIAKNLNYEKNLDSIVGDRFSKEQWTTTMKKYTDLPYVVFDANSTVISILKNNDNLSRYNTPIQPKVVIDNFTTLLTLNSLKNVDIVMFLDDDKVYGTITAVIKCFYPYCEKTSNTSRNVNFCIYKSNVQGIFQISNEENEQYTNLINGIQCARIMTEVPGNKMGPDYVEEYTRKVLSEVKGLTFDVIKGVQLKEKGFGGIYNVGKGAAQDPRLIHVKYKPELNSMESPIAIIGKGITFDTGGYTIKGRTAMPGMKRDCGGAGAALGAFYNLTKNRSPLTIHLLLCVAENAVGPNATKPDDVIKMLSGKTVEVNNTDAEGRLVLGDGVYYAKEMLKCGTIIDIATLTGAQSYASGKFHCSFMTSKEISEKAMIKAGKESGELCHPLIYCPELYMLDLKSKVADMKNANLGNMASPPSSLAGHFIGAQIDQGKDIKWIHIDIASPANYQEYATGFGVSLLSCLINKST from the coding sequence ATGGATCCTCTTAATACTTTCACATTTGAGAGTACTATTCGTTCCAGTAAAGattcatatttaattattttcctTCATGAAGGAATTgctaaaaatttgaattatgaaaaaaatctTGACTCTATTGTTGGTGATAGATTTTCAAAAGAACAATGGACTACaacaatgaaaaaatatactgATCTTCCTTATGTTGTTTTTGATGCCAATAGCACTGTTAtctcaattttaaaaaataacgaTAACTTATCTCGATATAATACACCTATTCAACCAAAAGTtgttattgataattttactACATTACTTActttaaattcattaaaaaatgtagaTATTGTAATGTTTTTGGATGATGATAAAGTATATGGAACTATAACTGCtgtaataaaatgtttttatccATATTGTGAAAAAACATCTAATACTTCAAGAAATGTAAActtttgtatttataaatcAAATGTTCAAGGAATCTTTCAAATATCTAATGAAGAAAATGAACAATatacaaatttaataaatggtATTCAATGTGCTAGAATTATGACAGAGGTACCAGGAAATAAAATGGGTCCTGATTATGTTGAAGAATATACGAGAAAAGTTTTATCAGAAGTTAAAGGATTAACTTTTGATGTAATAAAAGGAGTACAACTTAAAGAAAAAGGTTTTGGTGGTATTTATAATGTTGGTAAAGGTGCAGCTCAAGATCCAAGATTAATACATGTTAAATATAAACCGGAACTTAATTCTATGGAAAGTCCCATTGCAATTATTGGAAAAGGAATTACATTTGATACTGGTGGTTATACAATAAAAGGAAGAACTGCAATGCCAGGAATGAAGCGTGATTGTGGTGGTGCTGGAGCAGCATTAGGtgctttttataatttaactaaaaatagaTCTCCTTTAACCATTCACCTTTTATTGTGTGTTGCTGAAAATGCTGTTGGTCCAAATGCAACTAAACCAGATGATGTTATTAAAATGCTTAGTGGAAAAACTGTTGAGGTTAATAATACTGATGCTGAAGGAAGACTTGTTCTTGGTGATGGAGTATATTATGCTAAAGAAATGTTAAAATGTGGTACAATAATTGATATTGCTACATTAACTGGGGCTCAATCATATGCAAGTGGGAAATTTCATTGTTCATTTATGACAAGTAAGGAGATCTCTGAAAAGGCAATGATTAAAGCCGGTAAAGAAAGTGGAGAACTTTGTCATCCATTAATATATTGTCCTGAACTTTATATGTtagatttaaaaagtaaagttGCTGATATGAAAAATGCAAATCTTGGAAATATGGCTTCACCACCATCATCTTTAGCTGGTCATTTTATTGGAGCACAAATTGATCAGggaaaagatataaaatggATTCATATAGATATTGCCTCTCCAGCTAATTATCAAGAATATGCTACAGGATTTGGTGTTTCTCTTCTGTCATGTCTTATCAATAAAtcaacataa
- a CDS encoding Ankyrin repeat and Ankyrin repeat-containing domain-containing protein has translation MTLIYSNKHELTTSDSWYINTCSNDEYDNLINNFLDDIYENNYDKVEDGLKLGIFVDVRDDDNYTPLHIAASNGFVDIVKLLISYGADVNATDNALMTPLMHSCFSGCIEVAEILISNGANVFATSFYQIDVISYAAYYDNIEQNCCMVSPLIASCASESIITIIYLCMFKDVDINRRIENLLNMSALDYCIITDKMDICDLLIELGSDVNMISFNSGTAKKLRSLLHRRELHSELVYDSISPEKLIPVTPDSRKKDRRQRKVDIRSLVRDEDILLINEILVRNIQYEGLPENHTGLMYAAIIGNTKIAEIFLQLGEDINKREPILCFTPVMIAAACGNDEMVQYLMEKGSYVDAVSINDVTLYDIMVMSKGISKETFLCYDHYTNFGMSSSFSNKREKIWKKIGSYFKSSKKKYHVNFYPGCIALKKRIYDNMERTDIFNDEFFKQFEYEKIPYDNDSKWLTINIDYISDNDMNKLLEEPIQTNTLILDNIPCETYNKIFSQSSENTSTLVSLSESSTRSKLENLDNYCISKEENKKITKLGEEEKVFSTTFFDSTEIEYNEIDENLLDILVDAAFTMLDGL, from the exons ATGACATTAATTTATTCTAATAAACATGAATTGACTACTAGTGATTCTTGGTATATAAATACATGTTCTAATGAtgaatatgataatttaattaataattttctcgATGATATCTATGAAAATAACTACGATAAAGTTGAAGATGGTTTAAAATTGGGAATTTTTGTTGATGTAAGAGATGATGATAATTACACTCCTCTTCATATAGCAGCATCAAATGGTTTTGTTGATATT gtgaaacttttaatttcttaTGGTGCTGATGTTAATGCTACTGATAATGCTCTAATGACTCCATTAATGCATTCATGTTTTTCTGGATGTATTGAGGTAGctgaaattttaatatctaaTGGAGCAAACGTTTTTGCTACttcattttatcaaattgaTGTTATTTCATATGCTGCTTATTATG ATAACATTGAACAAAATTGTTGCATGGTATCTCCATTAATTGCATCTTGTGCTTCTGAAAGTATCATAACTATAATTTATCTTTGCATGTTTAAAGATGTAGATATAAATAGAAGAATTGAAAATTTACTAAATATGTCTGCATTAGATTATTGTATAATTACAGATaag atggATATATGTGACTTATTAATAGAACTTGGATCAGATGTTAATATGATTTCATTTAACAGTGGGAcagcaaaaaaattaaggTCTCTTTTACATAGAAGAGAATTACATTCAGAACTTGTATATGATTCTATTAGTcctgaaaaattaattccaGTAACACCAGATAGTAGAAAAAAAGATCGTCGTCAAAGGAAAGTAGATATTCGTTCTTTGGTACGTGATGaggatattttattaataaatgaaatactAGTTAGAAATATACAATATGAAGGGCTACCTGAAAATCACACTGGTTTAATGTATGCAGCTATAATTGGAAATACAAAAATTgcagaaatatttttacaattaggAGAAGATATTAACAAAAGAGAGCCAATTCTTTGTTTTACACCAGTTATGATAGCTGCAGCTTGTGGAAATGATGAAATGGTCCAATATCTGATGGAAAAAGGTAGTTATGTTGATGCTGTTTCGATTAATGATGTCACATTGTATGATATAATGGTTATGTCAAAAGGGATATCaaaagaaacatttttatgttatgATCATTATACAAATTTTGGAATGTCTTCTagtttttcaaataaaagagagaaaatttggaaaaaaattGGTTCATACTTTAAaagttcaaaaaaaaagtatcatgttaatttttatcctGGTTGTAttgctttaaaaaaaagaatatatgataatatgGAAAGGACAGATATATTCAAtgatgaattttttaaacaatttgaatatgaaaaaatacCTTATGATAATGACTCAAAATggttaacaataaatattgatTATATATCAGATAATGatatgaataaattattagaagAACCGATACAAACg aatactTTGATTTTAGATAATATTCCTTGTGAAACATATAATAAGATATTTTCTCAAAGTTCTGAAAATACTTCTACTCTTGTTTCATTATCAGAAAGTAGTACAAGAAGTAAACTTGAAAATCTAGATAATTATTGTATATCAAAGGAagaaaataagaaaattacaaaattagGAGAGgaagaaaaagtttttagTACTACATTTTTTGATTCTACTGAAATTGAATATAATGAGATagatgaaaatttattagataTCCTTGTTGATGCAGCATTTACAATGTTAGATGGTTTGTAA
- a CDS encoding Hexosaminidase D, whose product MTSVELTTISDVFRKGEKIVHLDLKGAPPKIIYYHSFFPFLKKLGVTAVLIEYEDMFPYHGKLSSIKCENAYTIDEIKEINKLAILNALEIIPLVQTFGHLEFVLKHNKFYHLREVSNKDDTICPSDDETYILLQEMISQIKDLHPLSTRIHIGADEAYQINKDYRCQEHKTDNISITLRHISKIALIIKKKIGFCEILAWYDMFEKATIKQLRMYDFDKLILPVIWGYHENLSYLTKSLLEKFCMVFKKIYFAGAFKGAMKQDTQFNDPNRYLRNLQSYVKYYKDNEDCFKDNTKFGGVILTGWSRFSHHLKLCELLPSSTFSLVQELIYLKNIEEKTDNQLAHEAQNMMINGFPGNDLYVLIEEMRELHNEIEKNGHHVDMGRMNELKNKIKSVFKVYFYDSTWDEWEKNNCPSIDNYTGVGYRVKRQLRAIKSLF is encoded by the exons atgaCTTCTGTTGAATTAACAACAATTTCAGATGTTTTTAGAAAAGGAGAAAAAATTGTTCATCTAGATTTAAAAGGAGCACCaccaaaaattatttattatcattcaTTTTTTCCATTCTTAAAAAAGTTAGGTGTGACTGCTGTATTGATTGAATATGAAGATATGTTTCCATATCATGGAAAACTAAGTAGTATTAAATGTGAAAATGCTTATACAATTgatgaaataaaagaaattaataaattagcTATTTTAAATGCTCTTGAAATAATACCATTAGTACAAACATTTGGTCATTTAGAATTTGTTCTTaaacataataaattttatcatcttAGAGAAGTTTCAAATAAAGATGATACTATTTGTCCAAGTGATGAtgaaacatatatattattacaagAAATGATATCACAAATAAAAGATCTTCATCCATTATCTACACGTATACATATTGGAGCTGATGAAGCATATCAAATTAATAAAGATTATCGTTGTCAAGAACATAAAACtgataatatttcaataacattaagacatatttctaaaattgctttaataattaaaaagaaaataggTTTTTGTGAAATTTTAGCATGGTATGACATGTTTGAGAAAGCAacaataaaacaattaagaATGTATGATTTTGACAAATTAATATTACCAGTTATTTGGGGATATCATGAAAATCTTTCATATCTGACAAAATCATTATTGGAAAAATTTTGCAtg gtgtttaaaaaaatttattttgctGGAGCATTTAAAGGGGCAATGAAACAAGATACTCAATTTAATGATCCTAATCGttatttaagaaatttacaaagttatgttaaatattacaaaGATAATGAAGATtgttttaaagataatacaAAATTTGGTGGTGTAATATTAACAGGATGGTCTAGATTTTCACATCATTTAAAACTTTGTGAATTATTACCATCTTCCACGTTTAGTTTAGTTCAGGAAttaatttacttaaaaaatattgaagaaaaaacTGATAATCAATTGGCTCATGAAGCTCAAAATATGATGATCAATGGTTTTCCGGGAAATgatttatatgtattaatAGAAGAAATGAGAGAACTTCAtaatgaaattgaaaaaaatggtCATCATGTTGATATGGGAAGAAtgaatgaattaaaaaataaaataaaatcagtttttaaagtttatttttatgattcaACATGGGATGAATgggaaaaaaataattgtccTTCAATAGATAATTATACTGGTGTTGGATATAGAGTAAAACGTCAATTACGAGCAATAAAAAgtcttttttaa
- a CDS encoding RNA recognition motif domain and Tudor domain and Nucleotide-binding, alpha-beta plait domain-containing protein produces MATSELKIIVTGFPQTWNDWDVFHNFFKFGYIRNVRLYNKMAFVEMMTKEGYDNLLDSVEKDKLEVNNCVLTVKANHVKVIDDPFIPHYEHHEDFFETSEMSDEKVYINEFDGARNSLNFSFWVPLHTDEDKKLEKKLEIEFKKTKRVGRLGVNSFVVVKRCEEYMRGQVIKRLNHGAYVIFFVDRGFKTAAKEEFVRPLTDEAILNVRFKAALCTLSNLSNTKTNFYNEFNNILCQNISLKGYKISLVGFEGFNSKVNIEIFCKDGRSYDLARMLAKKGVCDLVKCESLEEDKENIGSNVKVSGSYSVNRYTSEEIKNIGKNDSLILGNINKRDMNC; encoded by the exons ATGGCCACAAGTGAATTAAAGATCATTGTCACTGGTTTTCCACAAACATGGAATGAT TGGGAtgtttttcataatttttttaaatttggttatattagaaatgtacgtctttataataaaatggcTTTCGTTGAAATGATGACAAAAGAAGGATATGATAATTTGTTAGATTCTGTAGAAAAGGACAAACTTGAAGTTAATAATTGTGTACTAACCGTAAAAGCTAATCATGTAAAAGTTATTGATGATCCATTTATTCCACACTATGAACATCATGAAGACTTTTTTGAAACTTCTGAGATGTCAGatgaaaaagtttatataaatgaatttgATGGAGCTCGAAATAGTTTGAATTTCTCTTTTTGGGTCCCACTTCATACTGATGAAGATAagaaattagaaaaaaaacttgaaattgaatttaaaaaaacaaaaagagTTGGTAGACTAGGTGTTAATTCTTTTGTAGTTGTTAAGAGATGTGAAGAATATATGAGGGGACAAGTTATAAAACGTCTTAATCATGGTGcttatgttatattttttgttgatcGTGGTTTCAAAACAGCAGCTAAGGAGGAATTTGTTAGACCATTAACTGATGAAGCAATACTCAATGTTCGTTTCAAAGCTGCTTTGTGTACATTAAGTAATTTAAGTAATACAAAAACTAATTTCTACAAtgaatttaataacattttatgtCAAAATATTTCTCTTAAAGGATATAAAATATCACTAGTTGGATTTGAGGGATTTAATTCCAAGGttaatattgaaattttttgtaaagaTGGCCGAAGTTATGATTTGGCTAGAATGCTTGCTAAAAAAGGAGTTTGTGATTTAGTAAAGTGTGAAAGTTTAGAGGAAGATAAAGAAAACATTGGATCCAATGTTAAAGTATCTGGTTCTTATTCTGTAAATAGATATACATcagaagaaataaaaaatattggcAAAAATGATTCACTAATTCTtggtaatataaataaacgTGATATGAAttgttga
- a CDS encoding Nuclear factor I, whose translation MSCNNISSRESSSTISGGESKDGKYFSVISEYGKNDYHPFVHKLLPFVKEFSYVWFHLQAYKRKLIKCKGPKPSMDDLIKQKVEIMSTSRKDKELWAVQLLTKLRRDIKPDYRDKFLDSIANKNYSCVISNPDLKGKMRRIDCLRKADKVWRLDIVMVILFKGIPLESTDSERIQRSTSCHDPELCVNPYHMTIVSRELDLYLAMRHIKCNENSEIIEKYIEEPPYLDSIPANCEIISAGAFSLKEYQEVTTTSINSSENENYNKIAHPTPIKPLPMENNNVTYVTIAPRQETIFSPIKNTPRPPPSAIAAVAKVSKNLPVVVTRNGNPTLIMNPGDKIKQTSSKRSYQVTDDNLTYNLPLKKTCNTESTNNIKCIPSPTTLLNTPMTLRSNRKINRVNNFEMVNQSPSNITFSSIDPISTYTIYKNPSLDSVVELPLSNTGINFLQSSSSITTKRFSQIKKTNNNNTYQNIIMPNMGNHDSHVPNINETW comes from the exons ATGAGTTGCAATAATATTAGCTCAAGAGAATCTTCCTCAACAATTTCTGGAGGTGAAAGTAAAGatggtaaatatttttcagtAATCAGTGAATATGGAAAG aatgATTATCATCCATTTGTTCATAAATTATTACCTTTTGTCAAAGAATTTAGTTATGTTTGGTTTCATCTTCAAGCATACAAAAGGAAATTGATTAAATGTAAAGGACCAAAACCTTCTATGgatgatttaataaaacaaaaagttGAGATTATGAGTACAAGTAGAAAAGATAAGGAATTGTGGGCTGTacaattattaacaaaactTAGGAGAGATATTAAACCAGATTATagagataaatttttagacaGCATtgctaataaaaattattcatgtGTTATATCTAATCCTGATTTAAAAGGAAAAATGAGAAGAATTGATTGTTTAAGGAAAGCTGATAAAGTATGGAGGCTTGATATTGTTAtggttattttatttaaaggaATTCCTTTAGAAAGTACTGATAGTGAAAGAATTCAAAGATCAACTTCTTGTCATGATCCTGAATTATGTGTTAATCCATATCATATGACTATTGTTTCAAGAGAATTGGACTTATATTTGGCGATGAGACATATAAAATGTAATGAAAACAGtgaaattattgaaaaatatattgaagaACCTCCCTACTTAGACTCTATTCCAGCCAATTGTGAAATAATAAGTGCTGGTGCATTTTCATTGAAAGAGTATCAAGAAGTAACTACAACTTCTATAAATTCAtcagaaaatgaaaattataataaaatagcaCACCCCACTCCAATTAAGCCACTCCCAATGGAAAATAACAATGTTACATATGTAACAATAGCTCCACGACAGGAAACTATTTTTTCACCCATTAAAAATACACCAAGACCACCTCCATCAGCGATAGCGGCTGTCGCTAaagtttcaaaaaatttacccGTTGTTGTTACTAGAAATGGAAATCCTACTTTAATAATGAATCCAggagataaaattaaacaaacgTCTTCTAAACGATCATATCAAGTTACTGATGACaatttaacatataatttgcctttaaaaaaaacatgtaATACTGAatcaacaaataatattaaatgtattcCATCACCAACAACACTCCTTAACACACCAATGACATTAAGGAGTAACAGGAAAATAAATcgtgtaaataattttgaaatggTAAACCAATCACCTtcaaatattacattttctTCTATTGATCCAATATCTACGtatactatttataaaaatccaAGTTTAGATTCTGTTGTAGAATTACCATTATCAAATACgggaataaattttttacaatcatCTTCATCAATAACAACAAAACGTTTTTCAcagattaaaaaaacaaacaataataatacttatcaaaatattattatgccAAATATGGGAAATCATGATTCACATGTTCCTAATATTAATGAGACGTggtaa
- a CDS encoding m7GpppN-mRNA hydrolase, translating to MYTVNIPRYGCILLNSSLNSILMVKSVESIDTWNLPKGKIKLNEYPHECAIRETYEETGFYSFDVTYKLFIDAKIGKKYFGYFIVLNVPMNYKFVTRSPYEINDIQWVLIKDIFKCTRPNIETIVENSTLNKTTKREPKFRQVFPIIQKLLVVIENLKTFKNL from the coding sequence ATGTATACAGTAAATATTCCAAGATATGGGtgtatattattaaactCAAGTCTAAATAGTATTTTAATGGTAAAATCTGTAGAATCTATTGATACATGGAATTTACCAAAaggaaaaataaaactaaacGAATATCCTCATGAATGTGCAATTAGAGAAACATACGAAGAAACAGGCTTCTATTCTTTTGACGTCActtataaattattcattGATGCAAAAataggaaaaaaatattttggttattttattgttttgaATGTTCCAAtgaattataaatttgtGACGAGAAGTCCATATGAGATAAATGACATTCAATGGGTACTAATCAAGGACATTTTCAAATGTACAAGACCAAATATAGAAACAATAGTTGAAAATagtacattaaataaaacaacaaaaaGAGAACCAAAATTTCGTCAAGTCTTCCCAATAATACAGAAACTTTTAGTTGTGATAGAAAATttgaaaacatttaaaaatttataa
- a CDS encoding Ground-like domain and Major facilitator superfamily domain, general substrate transporter-containing protein: MYKNLPNFNHKNAYTYTSGFLLFGSLLQSFSLYYFVVIGRILLGIGTGIGFIIIGITITQMTNYESRPKIFLIPSIMFSLDGYKKIDMLHDYDDNIRIITYYDINIPKNIYHFTILLVLLNVSVGVPIIMAFSIEIFKFYGYTIESAIGLSFFYPIIQIIFLCFINITGKSFTRFTLIYKGFLLSFSLLFIITSLLFIPSPTSSHTKTYILGTLTILLSMVSSIPCSTIHCIYIELFQSSNEHIKISSIARVYLWIFSFIATFTFPILFSNFGLFIIFLIHLIITGIFSKVKMISYFSIVLLLHSIINILSLNSGQENVEIFSKPPSNLPISKVFIFGKPYYIRDMKAKIRSESNDLNSQSSFIKSTHRFSNQEHLMRDYIVRNHMDSYSYPQPSYPSPQPSYPSPQPSYPSPQQSYPSPQQSYPSPQPSYPSPPEAVIRTDYEKNITTYHTTPSYAITTTSSTTPPSPKKNNDYPLESCYTNKSGFMCCNEELEQLIYKTFNDLLNSKDGKWNKCNIQEIANRIQKNAQQKFDLKFESIAGIGDFASKSNFYGDNICKVEISGRYMLAYASPVQKPKMFENPDSLPYHKIKM; encoded by the exons atgtataaaaatctacctaattttaatcataaaaatgCTTATACATATACCTCAGGATTTTTGTTATTTGGATCACTTTTACaatcattttcattatattacTTTGTTGTTATTGGGCGTATTTTACTTGGTATTGGAACAGGAATAggttttattataattggAATTACTATAACACAAATGACAAATTATGAATCTAGaccaaaaatttttcttattccATCAATTATGTTTTCATTAG atggatataaaaaaattgatatgcTTCATGATTATGATGATAATATAAGAATAATAACATACtatgatattaatatacctaaaaatatttatcattttacaaTTCTtcttgttttattaaatgtctCTGTTGGAGTTCCAATAATAATGGCATTTtctattgaaatatttaaattctaTGGTTATACAATTGAATCAGCTATAggtctttcttttttttatccaataattcaaataatatttctatgctttataaatataacagGTAAATCATTTACCAGATttacattaatttataaaggttttcttctttcattttcattgttatttattataacatcTTTACTATTTATACCATCACCAACTAGTAGTCATACAAAAACATATATCCTTGGTACTTTAACGATATTACTTTCAATGGTTTCATCTATACCATGTTCAACAATTCATTGTATATACATTGAATTATTTCAATCATCTAATgaacatattaaaatttcttcaatAGCAAGAGTTTATCTTTggattttttcttttattgcAACTTTTACCTTTCCTATCCTGTTTTCAAATTTTggtctttttattatttttttaatccatCTTATTATTACTGGAATTT ttagtaaagtaaaaatgatatcatatttttcaattgttCTTTTACTACATtctattatcaatattttatcattgaaTTCTGGTCAAGAAAATgttgaaatattttctaaaccACCATCTAATTTACCAATAAGTAAGgtatttatttttggaaAACCATATTATATACGTGATATGAAAGCAAAAATTAGAAGTGAATCTAATGATTTAAATTCTCAAtcatcttttataaaaagtacaCATAGATTTTCAAATCAAGAACATTTAATGAGAGATTATATTGTAAGAAATCATATGGATAGTTATTCTTATCCACAACCATCTTATCCTTCACCACAACCATCTTATCCATCGCCACAACCATCTTATCCATCGCCACAACAATCTTATCCATCACCACAACAATCTTATCCATCACCACAACCTTCTTATCCATCACCACCTGAAGCTGTTATTAGAACtgattatgaaaaaaatattacaacatATCATACAACACCATCTTATGCTATTACAACAACTTCCTCAACAACTCCACCATCACCAAAGAAGAATAATGATTATCCATTAGAATCATGTTATACAAATAAATCTGGATTTATGTGTTGTAATGAAGAATTGGAACAATTAATTTACAAAACTTTTAATGATTTACTTAATTCTAAAGATGGAAAATGgaataaatgtaatattcAAGAGATAGCAAATAGAATTCAAAAAAATGCTCAACAAAAGTTTGATTTGAAATTTGAAAGTATTGCTGGAATTGGAGATTTTGCCTCAAAAAGCAATTTTTATGGTGATAATATTTGCAAAGTAGAAATATCTGGAAGATATATGTTAGCTTATGCCAGTCCAGTTCAAAAACCAAAAATGTTTGAAAATCCTGATTCACTACcatatcataaaattaaaatgtaa